Proteins encoded together in one Streptomyces sp. B1I3 window:
- a CDS encoding HEAT repeat domain-containing protein: MSEGGLDEQLRAAVRAGDADAVRSLVGSGADPDTVGADGLPVLFGAVAAYDAAVAEALVEGGADPDRALPDGTTPLWRAVDGGSPAVVSAVLGKEPRLRLPEAAREQLLTVARSWYESGAAGELRRRTGAAGPAVTVRVHDDEYNHVDEVSLGGLVVRAGHGAVLTSLEWAFGILTPVDELIGRAVGRPDEDDVHWSAVRWVLTARRDAGTWSAVVVHRHHPAPAHRRFVADLLWSRGVSLGNDTCSEKRDSVFLIGWAAEERDSVMLAKVLHALTEYEDPGQEAVGLRYAAHADPRVRREVPWALTQEGVSRSPASCAALLTLLRDPDAEVRREACAAGARDDGMIAGITEALLMLAEEPDAASRTAAAAGLAASRDRTPAVADTLAALLGESDQLVRLEAAYGLARRDDPRTAEAIGRVGPLGPGFEHDHRAHALLEWRWRQREAR, encoded by the coding sequence GTGAGCGAGGGCGGACTCGACGAACAGCTCAGGGCGGCGGTACGAGCGGGCGACGCCGACGCGGTGAGGAGCCTGGTGGGGAGCGGCGCGGACCCGGACACGGTCGGCGCGGACGGCCTGCCGGTGCTCTTCGGCGCGGTGGCGGCGTACGACGCGGCGGTCGCCGAGGCGCTGGTGGAGGGTGGGGCGGACCCCGACCGGGCGCTGCCGGACGGCACCACGCCCCTGTGGCGAGCAGTGGACGGCGGCTCCCCCGCCGTCGTCTCCGCGGTGCTGGGCAAGGAGCCCCGGCTACGGCTCCCGGAGGCCGCCCGCGAACAGCTGCTCACTGTGGCCCGGAGCTGGTACGAGAGCGGTGCGGCCGGGGAACTGCGGCGCAGGACAGGCGCGGCGGGTCCCGCCGTGACGGTCCGGGTGCACGACGACGAGTACAACCACGTCGATGAGGTGTCACTCGGCGGACTCGTCGTACGGGCCGGGCACGGTGCCGTTCTGACCTCACTGGAATGGGCCTTCGGCATCCTCACCCCCGTCGACGAACTGATCGGCCGGGCCGTCGGCCGGCCTGACGAGGACGATGTGCACTGGTCCGCGGTCCGATGGGTCCTCACCGCGCGCCGCGACGCCGGGACATGGTCGGCGGTGGTGGTCCACCGTCACCACCCCGCTCCGGCGCACCGCCGCTTCGTGGCGGATCTCCTGTGGTCGCGAGGGGTGTCGCTCGGCAACGACACCTGCAGCGAGAAGAGGGACAGCGTGTTCCTGATCGGCTGGGCGGCGGAGGAGAGGGACAGTGTGATGCTCGCGAAGGTGCTGCACGCCCTCACCGAGTACGAGGACCCCGGCCAGGAGGCCGTCGGACTGCGCTACGCCGCCCATGCCGATCCCCGGGTCCGCCGTGAGGTGCCCTGGGCCCTCACCCAGGAAGGTGTCTCCCGCAGCCCGGCGTCCTGTGCCGCGCTGCTCACTCTCCTGCGTGACCCGGACGCCGAAGTGCGGCGCGAGGCGTGTGCGGCCGGGGCGCGGGACGACGGCATGATCGCCGGGATCACCGAGGCCCTGCTCATGCTGGCCGAGGAGCCGGACGCCGCCTCGCGGACGGCAGCCGCGGCGGGTCTGGCCGCATCCCGGGACCGTACGCCAGCCGTCGCCGACACCCTGGCGGCGCTGCTCGGCGAGAGCGATCAGCTCGTGCGCCTGGAGGCCGCCTACGGGCTGGCCCGGCGGGACGATCCGCGCACCGCCGAGGCGATCGGACGCGTCGGGCCGCTCGGCCCCGGCTTCGAGCACGACCACCGGGCCCACGCGCTCCTGGAGTGGCGGTGGCGGCAGCGGGAGGCGCGGTGA
- a CDS encoding putative protein N(5)-glutamine methyltransferase, with amino-acid sequence MSQSTPPLTVSSIVTTLRAAGCVFAEDEAELLLSTAPDPTELAAMVERRVAGLPLEHVLGWAEFHGMRIAVDPGVFVPRRRTEFLVSQAAALAPAGAVVVDLCCGSGALGVALASALPGAELHAVDVEPAAVRCARRNVEGLGTVYEGDLFAPLPVSLRGRVDVLLANVPYVPTDDVGLLPAEARIHEPRVALDGGGDGLDVMRRVAAEAPDWLAPGGSLFVETSERQAARARETVGAGGLTPRVVVSGELYATVVIGTRRP; translated from the coding sequence ATGTCTCAGTCGACTCCACCGCTCACCGTCTCCTCGATCGTCACCACGCTCCGCGCCGCCGGCTGCGTGTTCGCCGAGGACGAGGCGGAACTGCTCCTGTCCACCGCCCCGGACCCCACCGAACTCGCCGCGATGGTCGAACGCCGGGTCGCCGGGCTTCCGCTCGAACACGTCCTGGGCTGGGCCGAGTTCCACGGAATGCGTATCGCTGTGGACCCAGGTGTCTTCGTACCGCGACGCCGTACCGAATTCCTCGTCTCGCAGGCCGCGGCGCTCGCCCCCGCCGGGGCGGTGGTCGTCGACCTGTGCTGCGGCTCCGGCGCGTTGGGTGTGGCACTGGCGTCGGCGCTGCCCGGCGCCGAACTGCACGCGGTCGACGTCGAACCCGCCGCCGTACGCTGTGCGCGGCGCAACGTGGAAGGGCTCGGGACGGTGTACGAGGGTGACCTCTTCGCGCCGTTGCCCGTCTCGCTGCGCGGCCGCGTCGACGTCCTGCTCGCCAACGTGCCCTACGTCCCCACCGACGACGTCGGGCTCCTGCCGGCCGAGGCGCGCATCCACGAGCCGCGGGTGGCACTCGACGGCGGCGGCGACGGGCTCGACGTCATGCGCAGAGTGGCCGCCGAGGCGCCGGACTGGCTGGCCCCGGGAGGCAGCCTCTTCGTCGAGACGAGCGAGCGCCAAGCGGCACGGGCCCGCGAGACCGTGGGCGCCGGCGGACTCACCCCGCGCGTCGTCGTCTCCGGGGAGCTCTACGCGACCGTCGTCATCGGGACCCGGCGTCCGTGA
- a CDS encoding pyridoxamine 5'-phosphate oxidase family protein, whose amino-acid sequence MPDTDRNATPETALDTRYSGEDATARPWADAVALLEGAELYWLSTVRPDGRPHVTPLIGLWSDGALHFCTGAAERKARNLAANPEVVLTTGANTLNEGFDVVVEGRAVRVTDEERLIALAGAWEAKYGSDWHFGVTDGMFSNGAGGRAEVFAVPPRTAFGFAKGEPYGQTRWQFTDAGSR is encoded by the coding sequence ATGCCGGACACGGACCGCAACGCCACCCCCGAGACCGCCCTGGACACCCGCTACAGCGGCGAGGACGCCACCGCCCGCCCGTGGGCGGACGCGGTCGCGCTGCTGGAGGGTGCGGAGCTGTACTGGCTGTCCACGGTCCGCCCCGACGGCCGCCCGCACGTCACACCGCTGATCGGCCTCTGGTCGGACGGTGCGCTGCACTTCTGTACGGGCGCGGCGGAGCGCAAGGCGCGGAATCTGGCAGCCAACCCGGAGGTCGTCCTGACCACCGGCGCCAACACGCTGAACGAGGGCTTCGACGTCGTGGTCGAGGGCCGGGCGGTCCGGGTGACGGACGAGGAGCGGCTGATCGCGCTGGCCGGTGCATGGGAGGCCAAGTACGGCAGCGACTGGCACTTCGGTGTCACCGACGGCATGTTCTCCAACGGCGCGGGCGGCCGCGCGGAGGTCTTCGCGGTGCCCCCGCGTACGGCCTTCGGCTTCGCGAAGGGCGAGCCGTACGGTCAGACCCGCTGGCAGTTCACGGACGCCGGGTCCCGATGA